One genomic region from Roseofilum casamattae BLCC-M143 encodes:
- a CDS encoding Rieske 2Fe-2S domain-containing protein, whose amino-acid sequence MQPVLPGAPWLIAHKSMLGINRPYKLTLNSQDYVLWQNSSGEVFALNNVCPHMQAPLDKGWICAERNTIACPFHALEFDGAGHLLRERKLSSLPLAQPLDLIINGDLIWTYGGFEPRLPIPELHQNVASEYEFLGVTAQRSIDRDFFRSLMINYDHNHQNGTHREFFKVKSCQSKFLVKEGIYAKVSQRVEKDDYTLDEIAKNPILGAIPDVMNNVLEYIFPSTQFFCLVSPDVETYQGHVLYPETESRTKTFILLYAKFRDPELKSVMQDSLLNTARIVVEQDVECLEYLYPREQSKIRLPNEDIMVYAEELYRNWDG is encoded by the coding sequence ATGCAACCCGTTCTTCCTGGTGCGCCGTGGCTAATCGCGCATAAATCAATGCTGGGTATTAATCGTCCCTATAAACTCACTCTCAACAGTCAAGATTACGTGCTTTGGCAAAATTCGTCTGGAGAGGTCTTTGCACTCAATAACGTTTGCCCCCACATGCAAGCTCCGTTAGATAAGGGTTGGATTTGTGCAGAGCGCAATACTATTGCTTGTCCATTTCATGCTTTAGAGTTTGATGGAGCGGGGCATTTGTTACGAGAAAGAAAGTTAAGTTCTCTGCCGTTGGCTCAACCTTTAGATTTAATCATTAATGGCGATTTGATCTGGACTTATGGAGGATTCGAGCCTCGGCTTCCGATTCCTGAATTACATCAAAACGTTGCCTCCGAGTATGAATTTTTGGGAGTAACAGCTCAAAGGAGTATTGACCGTGATTTTTTCAGGAGTCTGATGATTAATTACGACCACAATCACCAGAATGGGACTCACCGCGAGTTTTTCAAAGTTAAATCTTGCCAGTCAAAGTTCTTGGTTAAAGAGGGCATTTATGCCAAGGTCTCGCAAAGGGTAGAGAAAGATGACTATACCCTCGATGAAATTGCGAAAAATCCGATACTGGGGGCAATTCCAGACGTGATGAATAACGTTCTCGAATATATTTTTCCATCCACTCAGTTCTTTTGCTTAGTTTCACCTGATGTTGAAACATATCAAGGTCATGTTCTCTATCCCGAGACAGAGAGTAGAACCAAAACATTTATCCTACTCTATGCAAAGTTTAGGGATCCAGAACTGAAATCAGTCATGCAAGACTCTCTATTGAATACAGCGAGAATTGTCGTGGAACAAGATGTGGAGTGTCTTGAATATTTATATCCCAGAGAACAGTCGAAAATTCGTCTGCCTAATGAAGACATTATGGTTTATGCCGAAGAACTGTATCGTAACTGGGATGGTTAG
- a CDS encoding TetR/AcrR family transcriptional regulator codes for MPQRSRPTVKKEKSSRNPEITKANILAAATEEFAQYGLSGARTEAIATRSGVTKAMLCYYFKNKENLYRSVLQQLVDEIDRAFQPMDWESLSPDRALEAVVRNYIGFEASNRCHGMLWFQEAIQNQGRYGAKTGWQNGFQTIVAILERGMAEEIFRPVDPFLTAINILGVCSFYFDAHENLKYLDSSKELMSAEMVEQQTEIAVNFILAGIAAQ; via the coding sequence ATGCCACAACGCTCCCGTCCGACTGTAAAGAAAGAAAAATCCAGCCGCAATCCGGAAATCACCAAGGCAAATATCCTTGCGGCTGCAACAGAAGAATTTGCACAGTATGGTTTGTCGGGCGCGCGAACAGAGGCGATCGCGACTCGCAGCGGCGTGACCAAAGCAATGCTCTGTTACTACTTTAAAAATAAGGAAAACCTTTATCGCTCGGTTTTACAGCAGTTGGTTGATGAGATCGATCGCGCTTTTCAACCGATGGATTGGGAAAGTTTATCTCCAGATCGCGCATTAGAGGCTGTTGTCCGAAACTATATCGGATTTGAAGCGAGCAATCGCTGCCATGGAATGCTGTGGTTTCAGGAAGCGATTCAGAATCAAGGGCGCTATGGCGCAAAGACAGGATGGCAAAACGGCTTTCAAACCATTGTGGCAATTTTAGAACGAGGAATGGCTGAGGAAATATTTCGACCGGTCGATCCGTTTCTCACAGCCATTAATATCTTGGGGGTTTGCTCGTTTTACTTCGATGCTCATGAAAACTTAAAGTATCTGGACTCTAGTAAGGAACTGATGAGTGCAGAGATGGTGGAGCAACAAACCGAAATAGCAGTTAATTTTATTCTGGCGGGGATTGCTGCTCAATGA